A window of Gasterosteus aculeatus chromosome 9, fGasAcu3.hap1.1, whole genome shotgun sequence contains these coding sequences:
- the ift56 gene encoding intraflagellar transport protein 56 isoform X2, whose product MILSRMKPAVGAETPVSFSEKKKKTKVPPLEEYLQQRDYLGAFTLLEFQRSIGEKQEHADLWIGYCAFHLGDYKRAMEEYKSLTLKPDCLAEVWVFLACALFFLGLYQEAEEAASKAPMSPLQNRLLFHLAHKFNDEKRLMDFHQNLEDVTEDQLSLASIHYMRSHYQEAIDIYKRLLLQNRDFLALKVYVALCYYKLDYYDVSQEVLAVYLHSIPDSTIALNLKACNHFRLYNGKAAEAELKNLIDISSCSFEFAKELILHNLVVFRGGEGALQVLPPLIHVIPEARLNLVIYYLRQDDVQEAFNLIQDLVPTTPQGLDKTSHKDLLFSQEYILKGVVNAALGQEIGSSDHLKIAQQFFQLVGGSASECDTIPGRQCMASCFFLLRQFEDVLIYLNSVKGYFFNDDTFNFNYAQAKAALGNYKEAEEVFLLIQNEKIKNDYVYLSWLARCYIMNQRGRLAWELYLKMGTSSNSFSLLQLIANDCYKMGQFYYAAKAFDALEKLDPGSNYSEGKRGACVGVFQLILANKESKETLKEVLSLLRNSGNPQVEYIIRTLRKWAKDNRVLL is encoded by the exons ATG ATCCTTTCTCGCATGAAGCCAGCCGTTGGTGCGGAGACGCCGGTGAGCTtcagtgagaagaagaagaagacgaaggtTCCCCCCCTGGAGGAATACCTGCAGCAGAGAGACTACCTCGGGGCTTTCACGCTGTTGGAG TTTCAAAGAAGTATTGGAGAAAAACAGGAGCATGCAGACCTCTGGATTGGCTACTGCGCTTTCCACCTGGGTGATTACAAGAGAGCCATGGAG GAGTACAAGTCTCTgaccttgaagcctgactgccTTGCTGAGGTGTGGGTGTTTCTGGCCTGTGCACTGTTTTTTCTCGGTCTCTATCAAGAGGCCGAGGAGGCTGCATCTAAAG CGCCAATGTCGCCCCTTCAAAACCGACTACTCTTCCACTTGGCTCATAAG TTCAACGATGAGAAGAGGTTGATGGATTTCCACCAGAACCTGGAGGATGTGACCGAGGACCAGCTGAGCCTGGCATCCATCCACTACATGCGCTCTCACTACCAGGAGGCCATCGACATCTATAAACGTCTCCTACTGcagaacag AGATTTCCTCGCACTGAAGGTTTACGTCGCTCTGTGCTACTACAAGCTGGACTACTACGATGTGTCCCAGGAGGTGTTGGCAGTGTACCTGCACAGCATACCGGACTCCACCATCGCCCTCAACCTGAAGGCCTGCAACCACTTCAGGCTCTACAACGGAAAGGCAGCGGAG GCTGAGTTAAAGAACCTGATCgacatctcctcctgctcctttgaGTTCGCTAAGGAGCTTATCCTACACAACCTG GTGGTGTttcggggaggggagggggcgttGCAGGTGCTGCCTCCTCTGATCCATGTGATCCCCGAGGCCAGACTCAACCTGGTCATCTACTATCTCAGACAAG ATGATGTCCAGGAAGCTTTTAACCTCATTCAAGATTTGGTTCCCACAACCCCTCAG GGACTAGACAAGACATCACACAAagatcttttattttctcaggAGTATATTTTGAAAGGAGTGGTAAATGCGGCTTTGGGACAAGAAATTGGATCG AGTGATCACCTAAAAATCGCTCAGCAGTTCTTTCAGTTGGTCGGAGGCTCGGCCAGCGAATGTG ATACTATTCCTGGCAGACAATGCATGGcctcctgcttcttcctcttgAGACAGTTTGAAGATGTTCTCATATATCTAAACTCAGTCAAG GGTTACTTTTTTAACGATGATACGTTCAACTTCAACTATGCTCAGGCAAAAGCAGCACTGGGCAACTacaaagaagcagaagag GTTTTTCTCCTGATTCAGAATGAAAAGATCAAGAATGACTATGTTTACCTCAGCTGGCTGGCACGATGCT ACATAATGAACCAGAGAGGTCGGCTTGCCTGGGAGCTCTATCTGAAGATGGGCACTTCCTCCAATTCCTTCAGCCTGCTGCAGCTCATTGCCAACGACTGCTACAAG ATGGGTCAGTTCTACTATGCAGCTAAAGCATTTGATGCACTGGAGAAACTGGACCCAGGATCCAACTACTCGGAGGGCAAGAGAGGGGCTTGTGTCGGCGTCTTCCAGCTCATACTGGCAAACAAGGAGTCCAA GGAAACACTTAAAGAGGTGTTGTCTCTGCTACGAAATTCAGGAAACCCTCAGGTTGAGTACATCATCAGAACTCTGAGGAAGTGGGCCAAAGACAACAGAGTCCTCCTCTAG
- the ift56 gene encoding intraflagellar transport protein 56 isoform X4: protein MILSRMKPAVGAETPVSFSEKKKKTKVPPLEEYLQQRDYLGAFTLLEFQRSIGEKQEHADLWIGYCAFHLGDYKRAMEEYKSLTLKPDCLAEVWVFLACALFFLGLYQEAEEAASKAPMSPLQNRLLFHLAHKFNDEKRLMDFHQNLEDVTEDQLSLASIHYMRSHYQEAIDIYKRLLLQNRDFLALKVYVALCYYKLDYYDVSQEVLAVYLHSIPDSTIALNLKACNHFRLYNGKAAEAELKNLIDISSCSFEFAKELILHNLVVFRGGEGALQVLPPLIHVIPEARLNLVIYYLRQDDVQEAFNLIQDLVPTTPQEYILKGVVNAALGQEIGSSDHLKIAQQFFQLVGGSASECDTIPGRQCMASCFFLLRQFEDVLIYLNSVKGYFFNDDTFNFNYAQAKAALGNYKEAEEVFLLIQNEKIKNDYVYLSWLARCYIMNQRGRLAWELYLKMGTSSNSFSLLQLIANDCYKMGQFYYAAKAFDALEKLDPGSNYSEGKRGACVGVFQLILANKESKETLKEVLSLLRNSGNPQVEYIIRTLRKWAKDNRVLL, encoded by the exons ATG ATCCTTTCTCGCATGAAGCCAGCCGTTGGTGCGGAGACGCCGGTGAGCTtcagtgagaagaagaagaagacgaaggtTCCCCCCCTGGAGGAATACCTGCAGCAGAGAGACTACCTCGGGGCTTTCACGCTGTTGGAG TTTCAAAGAAGTATTGGAGAAAAACAGGAGCATGCAGACCTCTGGATTGGCTACTGCGCTTTCCACCTGGGTGATTACAAGAGAGCCATGGAG GAGTACAAGTCTCTgaccttgaagcctgactgccTTGCTGAGGTGTGGGTGTTTCTGGCCTGTGCACTGTTTTTTCTCGGTCTCTATCAAGAGGCCGAGGAGGCTGCATCTAAAG CGCCAATGTCGCCCCTTCAAAACCGACTACTCTTCCACTTGGCTCATAAG TTCAACGATGAGAAGAGGTTGATGGATTTCCACCAGAACCTGGAGGATGTGACCGAGGACCAGCTGAGCCTGGCATCCATCCACTACATGCGCTCTCACTACCAGGAGGCCATCGACATCTATAAACGTCTCCTACTGcagaacag AGATTTCCTCGCACTGAAGGTTTACGTCGCTCTGTGCTACTACAAGCTGGACTACTACGATGTGTCCCAGGAGGTGTTGGCAGTGTACCTGCACAGCATACCGGACTCCACCATCGCCCTCAACCTGAAGGCCTGCAACCACTTCAGGCTCTACAACGGAAAGGCAGCGGAG GCTGAGTTAAAGAACCTGATCgacatctcctcctgctcctttgaGTTCGCTAAGGAGCTTATCCTACACAACCTG GTGGTGTttcggggaggggagggggcgttGCAGGTGCTGCCTCCTCTGATCCATGTGATCCCCGAGGCCAGACTCAACCTGGTCATCTACTATCTCAGACAAG ATGATGTCCAGGAAGCTTTTAACCTCATTCAAGATTTGGTTCCCACAACCCCTCAG gAGTATATTTTGAAAGGAGTGGTAAATGCGGCTTTGGGACAAGAAATTGGATCG AGTGATCACCTAAAAATCGCTCAGCAGTTCTTTCAGTTGGTCGGAGGCTCGGCCAGCGAATGTG ATACTATTCCTGGCAGACAATGCATGGcctcctgcttcttcctcttgAGACAGTTTGAAGATGTTCTCATATATCTAAACTCAGTCAAG GGTTACTTTTTTAACGATGATACGTTCAACTTCAACTATGCTCAGGCAAAAGCAGCACTGGGCAACTacaaagaagcagaagag GTTTTTCTCCTGATTCAGAATGAAAAGATCAAGAATGACTATGTTTACCTCAGCTGGCTGGCACGATGCT ACATAATGAACCAGAGAGGTCGGCTTGCCTGGGAGCTCTATCTGAAGATGGGCACTTCCTCCAATTCCTTCAGCCTGCTGCAGCTCATTGCCAACGACTGCTACAAG ATGGGTCAGTTCTACTATGCAGCTAAAGCATTTGATGCACTGGAGAAACTGGACCCAGGATCCAACTACTCGGAGGGCAAGAGAGGGGCTTGTGTCGGCGTCTTCCAGCTCATACTGGCAAACAAGGAGTCCAA GGAAACACTTAAAGAGGTGTTGTCTCTGCTACGAAATTCAGGAAACCCTCAGGTTGAGTACATCATCAGAACTCTGAGGAAGTGGGCCAAAGACAACAGAGTCCTCCTCTAG
- the ift56 gene encoding intraflagellar transport protein 56 isoform X3, whose amino-acid sequence MILSRMKPAVGAETPVSFSEKKKKTKVPPLEEYLQQRDYLGAFTLLEVPTQFQRSIGEKQEHADLWIGYCAFHLGDYKRAMEEYKSLTLKPDCLAEVWVFLACALFFLGLYQEAEEAASKAPMSPLQNRLLFHLAHKFNDEKRLMDFHQNLEDVTEDQLSLASIHYMRSHYQEAIDIYKRLLLQNRDFLALKVYVALCYYKLDYYDVSQEVLAVYLHSIPDSTIALNLKACNHFRLYNGKAAEAELKNLIDISSCSFEFAKELILHNLVVFRGGEGALQVLPPLIHVIPEARLNLVIYYLRQDDVQEAFNLIQDLVPTTPQEYILKGVVNAALGQEIGSSDHLKIAQQFFQLVGGSASECDTIPGRQCMASCFFLLRQFEDVLIYLNSVKGYFFNDDTFNFNYAQAKAALGNYKEAEEVFLLIQNEKIKNDYVYLSWLARCYIMNQRGRLAWELYLKMGTSSNSFSLLQLIANDCYKMGQFYYAAKAFDALEKLDPGSNYSEGKRGACVGVFQLILANKESKETLKEVLSLLRNSGNPQVEYIIRTLRKWAKDNRVLL is encoded by the exons ATG ATCCTTTCTCGCATGAAGCCAGCCGTTGGTGCGGAGACGCCGGTGAGCTtcagtgagaagaagaagaagacgaaggtTCCCCCCCTGGAGGAATACCTGCAGCAGAGAGACTACCTCGGGGCTTTCACGCTGTTGGAGGTGCCTACACAG TTTCAAAGAAGTATTGGAGAAAAACAGGAGCATGCAGACCTCTGGATTGGCTACTGCGCTTTCCACCTGGGTGATTACAAGAGAGCCATGGAG GAGTACAAGTCTCTgaccttgaagcctgactgccTTGCTGAGGTGTGGGTGTTTCTGGCCTGTGCACTGTTTTTTCTCGGTCTCTATCAAGAGGCCGAGGAGGCTGCATCTAAAG CGCCAATGTCGCCCCTTCAAAACCGACTACTCTTCCACTTGGCTCATAAG TTCAACGATGAGAAGAGGTTGATGGATTTCCACCAGAACCTGGAGGATGTGACCGAGGACCAGCTGAGCCTGGCATCCATCCACTACATGCGCTCTCACTACCAGGAGGCCATCGACATCTATAAACGTCTCCTACTGcagaacag AGATTTCCTCGCACTGAAGGTTTACGTCGCTCTGTGCTACTACAAGCTGGACTACTACGATGTGTCCCAGGAGGTGTTGGCAGTGTACCTGCACAGCATACCGGACTCCACCATCGCCCTCAACCTGAAGGCCTGCAACCACTTCAGGCTCTACAACGGAAAGGCAGCGGAG GCTGAGTTAAAGAACCTGATCgacatctcctcctgctcctttgaGTTCGCTAAGGAGCTTATCCTACACAACCTG GTGGTGTttcggggaggggagggggcgttGCAGGTGCTGCCTCCTCTGATCCATGTGATCCCCGAGGCCAGACTCAACCTGGTCATCTACTATCTCAGACAAG ATGATGTCCAGGAAGCTTTTAACCTCATTCAAGATTTGGTTCCCACAACCCCTCAG gAGTATATTTTGAAAGGAGTGGTAAATGCGGCTTTGGGACAAGAAATTGGATCG AGTGATCACCTAAAAATCGCTCAGCAGTTCTTTCAGTTGGTCGGAGGCTCGGCCAGCGAATGTG ATACTATTCCTGGCAGACAATGCATGGcctcctgcttcttcctcttgAGACAGTTTGAAGATGTTCTCATATATCTAAACTCAGTCAAG GGTTACTTTTTTAACGATGATACGTTCAACTTCAACTATGCTCAGGCAAAAGCAGCACTGGGCAACTacaaagaagcagaagag GTTTTTCTCCTGATTCAGAATGAAAAGATCAAGAATGACTATGTTTACCTCAGCTGGCTGGCACGATGCT ACATAATGAACCAGAGAGGTCGGCTTGCCTGGGAGCTCTATCTGAAGATGGGCACTTCCTCCAATTCCTTCAGCCTGCTGCAGCTCATTGCCAACGACTGCTACAAG ATGGGTCAGTTCTACTATGCAGCTAAAGCATTTGATGCACTGGAGAAACTGGACCCAGGATCCAACTACTCGGAGGGCAAGAGAGGGGCTTGTGTCGGCGTCTTCCAGCTCATACTGGCAAACAAGGAGTCCAA GGAAACACTTAAAGAGGTGTTGTCTCTGCTACGAAATTCAGGAAACCCTCAGGTTGAGTACATCATCAGAACTCTGAGGAAGTGGGCCAAAGACAACAGAGTCCTCCTCTAG
- the ift56 gene encoding intraflagellar transport protein 56 isoform X1 produces MILSRMKPAVGAETPVSFSEKKKKTKVPPLEEYLQQRDYLGAFTLLEVPTQFQRSIGEKQEHADLWIGYCAFHLGDYKRAMEEYKSLTLKPDCLAEVWVFLACALFFLGLYQEAEEAASKAPMSPLQNRLLFHLAHKFNDEKRLMDFHQNLEDVTEDQLSLASIHYMRSHYQEAIDIYKRLLLQNRDFLALKVYVALCYYKLDYYDVSQEVLAVYLHSIPDSTIALNLKACNHFRLYNGKAAEAELKNLIDISSCSFEFAKELILHNLVVFRGGEGALQVLPPLIHVIPEARLNLVIYYLRQDDVQEAFNLIQDLVPTTPQGLDKTSHKDLLFSQEYILKGVVNAALGQEIGSSDHLKIAQQFFQLVGGSASECDTIPGRQCMASCFFLLRQFEDVLIYLNSVKGYFFNDDTFNFNYAQAKAALGNYKEAEEVFLLIQNEKIKNDYVYLSWLARCYIMNQRGRLAWELYLKMGTSSNSFSLLQLIANDCYKMGQFYYAAKAFDALEKLDPGSNYSEGKRGACVGVFQLILANKESKETLKEVLSLLRNSGNPQVEYIIRTLRKWAKDNRVLL; encoded by the exons ATG ATCCTTTCTCGCATGAAGCCAGCCGTTGGTGCGGAGACGCCGGTGAGCTtcagtgagaagaagaagaagacgaaggtTCCCCCCCTGGAGGAATACCTGCAGCAGAGAGACTACCTCGGGGCTTTCACGCTGTTGGAGGTGCCTACACAG TTTCAAAGAAGTATTGGAGAAAAACAGGAGCATGCAGACCTCTGGATTGGCTACTGCGCTTTCCACCTGGGTGATTACAAGAGAGCCATGGAG GAGTACAAGTCTCTgaccttgaagcctgactgccTTGCTGAGGTGTGGGTGTTTCTGGCCTGTGCACTGTTTTTTCTCGGTCTCTATCAAGAGGCCGAGGAGGCTGCATCTAAAG CGCCAATGTCGCCCCTTCAAAACCGACTACTCTTCCACTTGGCTCATAAG TTCAACGATGAGAAGAGGTTGATGGATTTCCACCAGAACCTGGAGGATGTGACCGAGGACCAGCTGAGCCTGGCATCCATCCACTACATGCGCTCTCACTACCAGGAGGCCATCGACATCTATAAACGTCTCCTACTGcagaacag AGATTTCCTCGCACTGAAGGTTTACGTCGCTCTGTGCTACTACAAGCTGGACTACTACGATGTGTCCCAGGAGGTGTTGGCAGTGTACCTGCACAGCATACCGGACTCCACCATCGCCCTCAACCTGAAGGCCTGCAACCACTTCAGGCTCTACAACGGAAAGGCAGCGGAG GCTGAGTTAAAGAACCTGATCgacatctcctcctgctcctttgaGTTCGCTAAGGAGCTTATCCTACACAACCTG GTGGTGTttcggggaggggagggggcgttGCAGGTGCTGCCTCCTCTGATCCATGTGATCCCCGAGGCCAGACTCAACCTGGTCATCTACTATCTCAGACAAG ATGATGTCCAGGAAGCTTTTAACCTCATTCAAGATTTGGTTCCCACAACCCCTCAG GGACTAGACAAGACATCACACAAagatcttttattttctcaggAGTATATTTTGAAAGGAGTGGTAAATGCGGCTTTGGGACAAGAAATTGGATCG AGTGATCACCTAAAAATCGCTCAGCAGTTCTTTCAGTTGGTCGGAGGCTCGGCCAGCGAATGTG ATACTATTCCTGGCAGACAATGCATGGcctcctgcttcttcctcttgAGACAGTTTGAAGATGTTCTCATATATCTAAACTCAGTCAAG GGTTACTTTTTTAACGATGATACGTTCAACTTCAACTATGCTCAGGCAAAAGCAGCACTGGGCAACTacaaagaagcagaagag GTTTTTCTCCTGATTCAGAATGAAAAGATCAAGAATGACTATGTTTACCTCAGCTGGCTGGCACGATGCT ACATAATGAACCAGAGAGGTCGGCTTGCCTGGGAGCTCTATCTGAAGATGGGCACTTCCTCCAATTCCTTCAGCCTGCTGCAGCTCATTGCCAACGACTGCTACAAG ATGGGTCAGTTCTACTATGCAGCTAAAGCATTTGATGCACTGGAGAAACTGGACCCAGGATCCAACTACTCGGAGGGCAAGAGAGGGGCTTGTGTCGGCGTCTTCCAGCTCATACTGGCAAACAAGGAGTCCAA GGAAACACTTAAAGAGGTGTTGTCTCTGCTACGAAATTCAGGAAACCCTCAGGTTGAGTACATCATCAGAACTCTGAGGAAGTGGGCCAAAGACAACAGAGTCCTCCTCTAG
- the LOC120825060 gene encoding mitochondrial glycine transporter B-like isoform X1: MQDKEVPQSRAPGRKAHAALKAFMCGSVSGTCSTLLFQPLDLIKTRLQTLQNNAKSGAPKVGMFTVLINVIQKENFFSLWKGVSPSFVRCIPGVGIYFSTFYSLKQHYLLEREPNAGEAVLLGAGARAVAGICMLPFTVIKTRFESGCYNYGSVAGALRSVYETEGIRALFSGLTATLLRDAPFSGIYVMFYSQAKKALPPEVTSSPYAPLVNFSCGVAAGVMASLATQPADVVKTHIQISPSHWSTMDAIRYIYTEHGAVGFFRGAVPRSLRRTLMAAMAWTVYEQLMARMGLKS; the protein is encoded by the exons ATGCAGGACAAAGAGGTTCCTCAGAGCAGAGCCCCGGGCAGGAAg gCTCACGCAGCTCTTAAAGCCTTTATGTGTGGCTCTGTCAGCGGCACCTGCTCTACGCTGCTCTTCCAGCCTCTGGATCTGATCAAGACACGGCTGCAGACCCTGCAGAACAATGCAAAgtccgg TGCACCAAAGGTGGGGATGTTTACCGTTCTAATCAATGTTATACAGAAAGAGAATTTCTTCAGTCTGTGGAAGGGAGTGTCACCT TCATTTGTCCGCTGCATCCCCGGCGTGGGCATCTACTTCAGCACCTTCTACTCCCTGAAGCAGCACTACCTCCTGGAGCGGGAACCCAACGCCGGCGAGGCCGTCCTGCTCGGCGCCGGCGCCAGAGCCGTGGCCGGCATCTGCATGCTGCCGTTCACCGTCATCAAGACGCGCTTCGAG AGTGGCTGCTACAACTATGGGAGTGTGGCGGGCGCTCTGAGGAGTGTGTATGAGACGGAGGGAATCAGGGCCCTGTTCTCTGGGCTGACCGCCACGCTGCTCCGCGACGCTCCGTTCTCCGGCATCTACGTCATGTTCTACAGCCAGGCCAAGAAGGCGCTGCCTCCAG AGGTGACGTCGTCGCCTTATGCCCCTCTGGTGAACTTCAGCTGTGGGGTGGCGGCGGGCGTCATGGCGTCGCTGGCCACGCAGCCGGCGGACGTGGTGAAAACCCACATTCAAATCAGCCCATCCCACTGGAGCACGATGGACGCTATCCGCTACATCTACACG GAGCACGGCGCCGTGGGGTTTTTCCGCGGGGCCGTCCCTCGGTCTCTGCGCCGCACCCTGATGGCGGCTATGGCTTGGACTGTCTACGAGCAGCTGATGGCTCGGATGGGCCTCAAATCCTGA
- the LOC120825060 gene encoding mitochondrial glycine transporter B-like isoform X2, whose translation MESASAHAALKAFMCGSVSGTCSTLLFQPLDLIKTRLQTLQNNAKSGAPKVGMFTVLINVIQKENFFSLWKGVSPSFVRCIPGVGIYFSTFYSLKQHYLLEREPNAGEAVLLGAGARAVAGICMLPFTVIKTRFESGCYNYGSVAGALRSVYETEGIRALFSGLTATLLRDAPFSGIYVMFYSQAKKALPPEVTSSPYAPLVNFSCGVAAGVMASLATQPADVVKTHIQISPSHWSTMDAIRYIYTEHGAVGFFRGAVPRSLRRTLMAAMAWTVYEQLMARMGLKS comes from the exons gCTCACGCAGCTCTTAAAGCCTTTATGTGTGGCTCTGTCAGCGGCACCTGCTCTACGCTGCTCTTCCAGCCTCTGGATCTGATCAAGACACGGCTGCAGACCCTGCAGAACAATGCAAAgtccgg TGCACCAAAGGTGGGGATGTTTACCGTTCTAATCAATGTTATACAGAAAGAGAATTTCTTCAGTCTGTGGAAGGGAGTGTCACCT TCATTTGTCCGCTGCATCCCCGGCGTGGGCATCTACTTCAGCACCTTCTACTCCCTGAAGCAGCACTACCTCCTGGAGCGGGAACCCAACGCCGGCGAGGCCGTCCTGCTCGGCGCCGGCGCCAGAGCCGTGGCCGGCATCTGCATGCTGCCGTTCACCGTCATCAAGACGCGCTTCGAG AGTGGCTGCTACAACTATGGGAGTGTGGCGGGCGCTCTGAGGAGTGTGTATGAGACGGAGGGAATCAGGGCCCTGTTCTCTGGGCTGACCGCCACGCTGCTCCGCGACGCTCCGTTCTCCGGCATCTACGTCATGTTCTACAGCCAGGCCAAGAAGGCGCTGCCTCCAG AGGTGACGTCGTCGCCTTATGCCCCTCTGGTGAACTTCAGCTGTGGGGTGGCGGCGGGCGTCATGGCGTCGCTGGCCACGCAGCCGGCGGACGTGGTGAAAACCCACATTCAAATCAGCCCATCCCACTGGAGCACGATGGACGCTATCCGCTACATCTACACG GAGCACGGCGCCGTGGGGTTTTTCCGCGGGGCCGTCCCTCGGTCTCTGCGCCGCACCCTGATGGCGGCTATGGCTTGGACTGTCTACGAGCAGCTGATGGCTCGGATGGGCCTCAAATCCTGA